A genomic window from Pyxicephalus adspersus chromosome 2, UCB_Pads_2.0, whole genome shotgun sequence includes:
- the CHCHD5 gene encoding coiled-coil-helix-coiled-coil-helix domain-containing protein 5, whose protein sequence is MQAALEVTAKYCRNELDAYGQCVTSKPGTWQQDCHELKVKVAQCTSSHPIIKKIRSQCAEPFTAFEQCLKQNQTAVENCSKHVTEFLQCAQNVKMTE, encoded by the exons AT GCAGGCTGCTTTGGAAGTTACAGCTAAATACTGCCGTAATGAGCTGGATGCCTATGGGCAGTGTGTGACAAGCAAACCGGGGACGTGGCAGCAGGATTGTCATGAATTGAAGGTCAAGGTGGCCCAGTGTACATCATCACA TCCAATCATAAAGAAGATCCGTTCTCAATGTGCAGAACCCTTTACAGCCTTTGAGCAGTGTCTGAAACAGAACCAGACAGCGGTGGAAAATTGCTCCAAACATGTCACAGAGTTCTTACAATGTGCACAGAATGTCAAGATGACAGAATAG